One stretch of Oncorhynchus tshawytscha isolate Ot180627B linkage group LG21, Otsh_v2.0, whole genome shotgun sequence DNA includes these proteins:
- the LOC112220702 gene encoding mitogen-activated protein kinase kinase kinase kinase 4-like isoform X5 — protein MARDCTTRSLDNIDLSALRDPAGIFELVEVVGNGTYGQVYKGRHVKTGQLAAIKVMDVTEEEEEEIKLEINMLKTYSHHRNIATYYGAFVKKSPAGQDDQLWLVMEYCGAGSVTDLVKKTKGNCLKEDWIAYICREVLRGLSHLHSHHVIHRDIKGQNVLLTENAEVKLVDFGVSAQLDRTIGKRNTFIGTPYWMAPEVIACDENPDSTYDYRSDLWSLGITALEMAEGAPRPKSS, from the exons ATGGCGCGAGACTGCACAACACGAAGTCTGGACAATATTGATCTCTCTGCTTTGAGG GATCCTGCCGGAATATTTGAGCTGGTAGAAGTGGTTGGAAATGGAACATATGGGCAAGTCTACAAG GGGCGACATGTGAAGACGGGACAGCTGGCTGCTATCAAGGTCATGGACGTGACAGAG gaggaagaagaggaaataAAGTTAGAGATTAATATGTTGAAGACATATTCCCATCATAGGAATATAGCTACATACTATGGTGCCTTTGTGAAGAAGAGTCCTGCAGGTCAGGATGACCAGCTCTGG CTGGTGATGGAGTACTGTGGGGCGGGCTCAGTCACTGACCTAGTGAAGAAGACTAAAGGGAACTGCCTGAAAGAAGACTGGATCGCCTACATCTGCAGGGAGGTCCTCAGA GGCCTGTCTCACCTCCACTCACACCACGTCATTCACAGAGACATCAAAGGCCAGAACGTGCTGCTGACTGAGAACGCAGAGGTCAAGCTGG TTGACTTTGGGGTGAGTGCTCAGCTGGACAGGACGATAGGGAAGAGGAACACCTTTATTGGGACTCCGTACTGGATGGCCCCTGAAGTCATTGCTTGTGACGAGAACCCAGACTCTACTTATGACTACAGG AGTGACCTGTGGTCGCTGGGAATCACAGCTCTGGAGATGGCTGAAGGAGCACCAC GTCCAAAAAGTTCCTGA